The Methyloferula stellata AR4 genome includes a window with the following:
- a CDS encoding phosphoserine transaminase — protein sequence MTLKAPLVRPADPRFSSGPCAKHPGWSLQSLKDAYLGRSHRSQTGRAKLKEAIDLTREILGVPADYRIAIVPGSDTGAMELALWSLLGPRGIDVLAWEAFGEVWANDIATQLKLQNSRVLRAPYGEIADLAGVDFEHDVIFTWNGTTSGVRVPDGDWIAADRKGLTICDATSAAFAQKLDWAKLDAVTFSWQKALGGEAAHGMLVLSQRAVERLKSYVPPWPLPKLFRLVSDGVLNEEIFEGWTINTPSMLCVEDYLAALHWAKEIGGLPALITRADANAKILSDWVMRTLWIDFLVRDEKVRSNTSVCLKIADPAVAAQSSDARGRFTKAMVDLLEQEKAAFDIGAYRDAPPGLRIWCGPTVEAGNLEALTPWLDFAFETIKATP from the coding sequence ATGACGCTGAAAGCGCCGCTCGTGCGGCCGGCCGATCCGCGTTTTTCCTCCGGCCCCTGCGCGAAACATCCAGGCTGGAGCCTTCAATCTCTTAAGGATGCCTATCTCGGCCGCTCGCATCGAAGCCAGACCGGCCGCGCCAAATTGAAAGAGGCGATCGACCTCACCCGTGAGATCTTGGGCGTGCCGGCCGATTATCGCATCGCGATTGTGCCCGGTTCCGACACGGGTGCGATGGAACTGGCGCTCTGGTCTTTGTTAGGTCCGCGCGGCATCGACGTGCTCGCCTGGGAGGCCTTTGGCGAGGTTTGGGCAAATGACATTGCCACGCAGTTGAAGCTTCAAAACAGCCGCGTCTTGCGGGCGCCTTATGGCGAGATCGCCGATCTTGCGGGCGTCGATTTCGAGCATGACGTAATCTTCACTTGGAACGGCACGACCTCCGGCGTGCGGGTGCCTGACGGCGATTGGATCGCGGCCGACCGCAAGGGCCTTACCATTTGCGATGCGACCTCTGCTGCCTTCGCGCAGAAGCTCGATTGGGCGAAGCTCGATGCCGTCACCTTTTCCTGGCAGAAAGCGCTTGGCGGCGAGGCGGCCCATGGCATGCTCGTTTTGAGCCAGCGCGCGGTCGAACGGCTGAAGAGCTATGTGCCGCCCTGGCCGCTGCCGAAGCTCTTTCGGCTGGTCTCGGACGGCGTTTTGAACGAAGAGATTTTTGAGGGCTGGACCATCAATACGCCGTCGATGCTTTGCGTCGAAGATTATCTCGCAGCCCTGCACTGGGCGAAGGAAATCGGCGGTCTTCCAGCGCTCATCACACGGGCCGACGCCAATGCGAAGATCCTATCCGATTGGGTGATGCGGACGTTGTGGATCGATTTTCTCGTTCGCGACGAAAAGGTCCGCTCCAACACGAGCGTCTGCTTGAAAATTGCCGATCCGGCCGTTGCCGCGCAGTCGAGCGATGCGCGGGGGCGCTTCACGAAAGCCATGGTCGATCTTCTCGAACAGGAGAAGGCCGCCTTCGATATCGGCGCCTATCGCGATGCGCCGCCCGGCCTGCGGATATGGTGCGGGCCGACGGTCGAGGCAGGCAATCTCGAGGCCCTGACGCCTTGGCTCGACTTTGCCTTCGAGACGATCAAAGCCACACCATAA